In Gossypium arboreum isolate Shixiya-1 chromosome 5, ASM2569848v2, whole genome shotgun sequence, a single genomic region encodes these proteins:
- the LOC108450579 gene encoding uncharacterized protein LOC108450579: protein MSNEVESPQVSDALEVAQLSSLAAVDSHAGSCEAEMPSRLLNDAVRSLPYHVVKDLLSIGVCSRCVLRILGTEDHIYCHSSFSQSMLCSVLEEVTSFKSEGDFQFCSVCSGILQLSYRDDKETLVKMKSPNDMALVIAELVKKEGHQVDGFSLEVSIPQFILENESSLLSGMKKRYESEPWFQERLLSKCVSVKDVLKFAITKPLETLLDTKASASSFRIRLTYTHKMALENSVERNQGFKRRKIGTENGLQNVNDESVVANKDCSDYPTNETIAVTGRSSLKVPIDKVSEPCHLVYLCYRTHIYLCGRYLKYSRNVSQTRWIIDKERMGEASVEEIIGSNILPMCRGDNYKFHAAGREDIDVRMLGSGRPFLLEIQNARQVPSKETVKEIESKINGLENKLVGVKNLQVVGSQGWTLMREGEAEKQKQYCALVWISRPLEDEDVCSISLLNDMQILQKTPIRVLHRRSPLEREKIIHWMKIERIAESSQYFLLHLCTQAGTYIKEFVHGDFGRTQPSIGSILGCRAEILQLDVTDVKMDSF from the exons ATGTCCAACGAGGTCGAGTCTCCGCAGGTTAGCGACGCCCTGGAGGTGGCGCAACTTAGTAGCTTGGCTGCAGTCGACAGCCACGCCGGTTCTTGCGAGGCGGAGATGCCGTCGCGGCTTCTAAATGATGCCGTTCGGTCATTGCCTTATCATGTCGTCAAGGACCTTTTGTCTATCGGG GTGTGTTCTAGATGCGTTCTACGGATATTGGGTACCGAGGACCATATTTACTGCCATTCATCGTTTTCACAATCGATGCTCTGTTCAGTTCTTGAAGAAGTGACTAGTTTTAAATCAGAAGGTGATTTTCAATTCTGCAGCGTTTGCTCGGGTATCTTACAGTTAAGTTACCGCGATGACAAAGAAACGTTGGTGAAAATGAAGAGTCCAAATGATATGGCTTTAGTCATTGCGGAGTTGGTTAAGAAAGAAGGCCATCAAGTCGATGGATTTTCTCTAGAAGTTTCCATACCACAATTTATCTTAGAAAATGAATCCTCGTTGTT GTCAGGTATGAAGAAGAGATATGAATCAGAGCCATGGTTTCAAGAAAGGTTACTTTCCAAATGCGTCTCTGTTAAGGATGTTCTGAAATTTGCTATAACAAAACCCCTTGAAACGTTATTG GATACTAAAGCTAGTGCAAGCTCTTTTCGGATCCGTTTGACTTACACTCATAAAATGGCATTGGAAAATTCTGTTGAAAGGAATCAGGGATTCAAAAGGCGAAAAATAG GCACTGAGAATGGGTTGCAAAATGTAAATGATGAGTCAGTAGTTGCCAACAAAGATTGTTCTGATTATCCTACTAATGAAACAATTGCTGTCACTGGAAGATCTTCTTTGAAAGTTCCCATAGATAAG GTTAGTGAACCTTGCCACTTGGTATACCTTTGCTACAGGACGCATATTTACCTATGTGGTAGATATCTGAAG TACTCAAGAAATGTGAGCCAAACACGCTGGATAATTGATAAGGAAAGGATGGGAGAAGCTTCTGTTGAG GAGATAATAGGTAGCAACATCCTTCCTATGTGTCGGGGTGATAATTACAAGTTTCATGCTGCTGGAAGAGAAGATATTGAT GTCCGAATGTTGGGTTCAGGCAGGCCTTTTCTGCTTGAGATACAAAATGCACGCCAAGTCCCATCCAAAGAGACTGTTAAGGAAATTGAATCAAAGATAAATGGCTTGGAGAATAAACTA GTTGGAGTTAAAAATCTTCAAGTAGTAGGCAGTCAAGGTTGGACACTGATGCGTGAAGGAGAAGCCGAGAAGCAG AAGCAATATTGTGCATTAGTGTGGATTTCTCGTCCACTTGAGGATGAAGATGTGTGCTCCATATCATTGCTTAATGACATG CAAATTCTGCAAAAGACCCCAATACGGGTGCTTCATCGTAGGAGTCCATTGGAACGCGAGAAAATTATACATTG GATGAAGATTGAGAGGATTGCTGAAAGCTCCCAATATTTTCTTTTGCATCTCTGCACTCAG GCTGGAACTTATATCAAGGAATTTGTTCATGGTGATTTTGGGCGCACTCAACCTAG TATTGGATCAATCCTAGGATGCAGAGCAGAGATATTGCAGCTCGACGTTACAGACGTGAAAATGGATTCTTTCTGA
- the LOC108450128 gene encoding rop guanine nucleotide exchange factor 1-like, with protein MGSVSSEESFDQISEQLESYNLSADVSESESSSGFSCRRFDRGGSSSLTSSPPAGSEFVDGASFKARLPVMLPVVGGRHVVIPTTKAEVPEADMSEIELMKERFAKILLGEDMSGGGKGVCTALAISNAITNLSASVFGELWKLEPLSPQRKLMWRREMDWLLCVSDSIVELKPSLQEFPGGGTFEVMVARPRSDLYVNLPALKKLDAMLLSILDSFHDSEFCYADRGVVISDNDGIEAFPSSSTSEWPSIRQEEKWWLPFPKVPPSGLSEDSRKRLQQCKECTHQILKAAMAINSNVLAEMEIPNAYLKSLPKCGKDCLGEGMYRYLTADQFFPECLLDYLDQSSEYTTLEIANRVEASVHIWKKKYSKRHSLRAKVGKSSWGGKVKGFVGDIETTKVLAQRAETLLQNLRLRFSGLPQTSLDVSKIQHNKDVGQAILESYSRVMESLAFNIAARIDDLLYVDDATKQRASATAELMPVNEPGQIGAAPPIQRRILPSPFSYQRSLAGATCGMGASNDSDEIDESPDRRTCQLITNGNLRDALAGSLERLAF; from the exons ATGGGGAGCGTTTCGTCTGAGGAATCTTTCGATCAAATAAGCGAGCAGTTGGAGAGCTACAATTTGAGCGCCGACGTGAGTGAATCCGAGAGCTCAAGTGGGTTTTCCTGTCGTCGGTTTGACCGAGGTGGTTCGAGTTCTTTGACCTCTTCGCCCCCCGCGGGGTCAGAGTTTGTCGACGGTGCTAGTTTCAAAGCGCGACTTCCCGTGATGTTGCCGGTCGTCGGTGGAAGACACGTGGTCATTCCGACGACGAAGGCGGAGGTACCAGAGGCCGACATGTCTG AAATAGAATTGATGAAGGAAAGGTTTGCTAAAATTTTGCTTGGAGAAGATATGTCAGGTGGAGGGAAAGGAGTTTGTACTGCTCTGGCCATCTCCAATGCCATTACAAATCTTTCTG CTTCTGTGTTTGGGGAACTATGGAAATTAGAGCCATTATCACCACAAAGGAAATTGATGTGGCGTAGAGAGATGGACTGGCTTCTGTGTGTAAGTGATTCCATAGTGGAGCTTAAACCGTCTTTGCAAGAGTTTCCAGGAGGGGGAACCTTTGAGGTTATGGTGGCCCGCCCACGCTCAGATCTATATGTAAACCTTCCAGCACTCAAGAAACTTGATGCAATGCTGCTAAGCATTCTTGATAGCTTTCATGATTCTGAATTTTGTTATGCTGATCGTGGGGTGGTCATCTCCGATAACGATGGAATTGAGGCATTTCCTTCATCTTCGACATCTGAGTGGCCATCTATTAGGCAGGAAGAGAAGTGGTGgctcccatttcctaaggttccCCCTTCTGGTTTATCTGAAGACTCAAGAAAGAGATTGCAGCAGTGTAAAGAATGTACGCACCAGATCCTTAAGGCTGCTATGGCAATAAACAGCAATGTCTTGGCTGAGATGGAAATCCCAAATGCTTACCTCAAAAGCTTACCCAAG TGTGGAAAGGACTGTTTGGGTGAGGGCATGTATCGTTACTTAACTGCTGACCAGTTTTTCCCTGAGTGTCTTCTTGATTACTTAGACCAATCATCAGAGTACACTACTCTGGAAATAGCTAACAGGGTTGAGGCTTCGGTgcatatttggaaaaaaaaatactCAAAAAGGCATTCACTACGTGCAAAGGTTGGAAAGTCATCATGGGGTGGCAAAGTTAAAGGTTTTGTTGGTGACATAGAAACGACTAAGGTTTTAGCTCAGCGGGCCGAGACACTCTTACAGAATTTAAGGCTACGGTTTTCAGGCCTTCCTCAGACTTCTTTAGACGTGAGCAAAATTCAGCATAACAAG GATGTAGGACAAGCAATTCTTGAGAGCTACTCTAGAGTGATGGAAAGCCTAGCTTTCAACATAGCagcaaggattgatgatctgctATATGTGGACGATGCCACAAAACAACGCGCAAGTGCAACAGCAGAGTTAATGCCTGTTAATGAGCCGGGGCAAATTGGTGCTGCTCCGCCTATACAAAGGCGGATATTGCCCAGTCCTTTCTCATACCAGCGTTCTCTTGCGGGTGCAACATGTGGTATGGGAGCATCCAATGATTCAGACGAAATAGATGAGAGCCCAGATAGGAGGACTTGTCAACTTATAACAAATGGCAATCTTAGAGACGCATTGGCTGGCTCACTGGAAAGGCTAGCCTTTTGA